ATGAGCTTTATAATGAGATGTCTAATGAGGTTAACTGTTTCCCGGATACTGTGACGTATACCGCACTCATATCAGCATTTGGGAAACTGGGTCGCGAGGATTCTTCCATTAGGTTGTTTGATGAGATGAAGGAGAATGGCTTACAGCCAAGTGCAAAGATTTATACAACATTATTGGGAATTTATTTCAAGCTGGGTAGGGTAGACAGAGCTTTGAGTCTAATCCAGGAAATGAAAGAGAAGGCGTGTGCCCTAACTGTCTTTACTTACACAGAGTTGATAAAAGGGCTTGGGAAAACCGGGAGGATTGAAGAGGCCTACAGTATATACATAGATATGCTCAGAGAGGGGTGCAAGCCTGATGTTGTGCTTATAAACAATCTGATAAATATTTTGGGAAGAGCTGGCCGTGTGCAAGATGCTCTTaagatttttaatgaaatggagTCATTGCAGTGCAAACCTAATGTTGTGACCTATAACACTGTTTTAAAAGCTTTATTTGAATCCAAAGCTCCAGCTTCAGAGACTTCTTCATGGCTCGAGAAGATGAAGGCAAAAGGTGTTGCTCCTAGCTCATTTACCTATTCAATCCTTATTGACGGTTTTTGCAAAACAAATAGAGTTGAGAAAGCTTTACTGCTTCTTGAAGAGATGGACGAAAAGGGTTTTCCTCCTTGCCCAGCTGCCTATTGCAGCCTGATAAATAGTCTTGGAAAAGCAAAACGGTATGAAGCTGCAAATGAGCTGTTTCAAGAATTGAAAGAGAACTGTGGATTTTCAAGTGCTCGAGTGTATGCCGTAATGATCAAACATTTTGGAAAATGTGGGCGTCTCACTGAAGCCATAGATCTTTTTAATGAGATGAAGAAACTTGGATGCAATCCTGATGTTTATGCTTATAATGCACTCATGTCGGGGATGGTAAGGGCTGGCATGATAGATGAAGCTCACTCCTTACTTAGAACCATGGTAGAAAATGGTTGCATTCCAGACATAAACTCGCATAATATCATTCTAAATGGCTTGGCTAGAACTGGTGGCCCAAAGCGGGCTGTGGAGATGTTCACACAAATGAAGCATTCAAAGATTAAGCCAGATGCAGTTTCTTACAACACTCTTCTCGGCTGTCTCAGCCGGTCTGGTATGTTCGAGGAAGCTGCTAAGCTGATGAAAGAAATGAATTCAAAAGGTTTTGAGTATGACCTCATCACCTACTCGTCAATACTTGAGGCAGTTGGTAAGGTCGATGAAGTTTGtagtcaatagtcatgtcactttgtGAAAGAGCTCGGCAtgacatatatcatatatgttcttttcatatttgtttgTCCGTTTGGGTAATAGTTTAGCTTTTTCTATTTACCACCCCcaccccaaaaacaaaaaacaaaaaagaaggtTAGAAAGAAGCAAAGTTGATTATGCACAATTATATGCACGATTCTGTCAATATTTTTGTTCGAATATTGGATGGACTGAACATGAGAATGCCATATCTATTACGTGGGGAcagtgttcaattttttatttcattttcatctagTTTCTTTGTTGCTTTTAGAATGCTCTTGATGTGCAATTGAGAAATCACCCTTGAGTTGGTGATCAATTATCAACAAATAAATGGCTGAAGATTGGATTTGATAACTGGTGGCGCTTGTCGCCGTCTCTGTATATTTGAAATGAAGATTGGTCTCTGGCTCCAACACCTTGCATGGACTTTGTTGAAAATTTCAATAGACAGATTCATAATTGAATGGTGAGTCTTGCAAAATTACAACCAGCACCTGCCAATGGAGCACAGTTTTGCTTGTGCTTACCCGGTTGATATGCTGCATTCGCAGAACATAGATGAATGACACATGGGCAACATTCAAAACTCTTCGAAAGATTTTCCAAGTGACAAATTTGAAGCTTTTTGTGACAAGGAATTATGAGTAGTCAACCTTTACGTGACCTTTTATCCATTCAAACAACGAAAACAATGACAAATTTTCATTGTTGCGTTTTGGCATTATGGAAACTGATAGAAGAAGCAAAcgacataaaagaaaatatggcTGAGCTTTATAATTATAAGCAGGTGATACCTAGAAAAGTTAAGAGCAAGACACGCACTTAATCTCGACCTTTGAAGGTTGCCTTCATTGAATAATCCCTCAATTCTTGAACACAAGCAGCACAGGAGAAACTTCactgcatatacatatatggaGGAAAAATTCATGCAATAAATTAACATTCATATTATTAGAACAAATCAATAATCATAGTTAGAACAAATCAATAAATTAGAACAAAGCAATAATTAAAGCAATAAATTAGAACAAATCATAGTTAACATTCATGGAACTTATGGAGGAAAAATTAAAGCAGGTGGACAGATTATCATGCAATAATCTGATTAATATGACTAAAATGATAACATAGCAAATGATCTGGTTAATTTTGCCATTTCTTCGACTACTAAGTAATACAATATCTCCAGCATTATTACATCCtcataagataaaaattaaaagaggcaAAAAGGCCCCCCGAGTGTTATACAACAGCGGTAGCAATCGACAGAAAGCTTATTGCATCTCAATACATCAGCCACTGGCATTCTCAGCAGAGACATCATTTTCCTCATCATCACCCTGCCGTATTTTCACTATCTCTGCATGCGCTCTCTCAAGAATCTGCCTCTTCTGCATCTCCAATTCCCTGTGGAAATCCATTCTCATCCTCTCTAGCTCCACCATCTGCTGCCTTTTACTATTCTCAATCTTCTCGTATATGTCGCTGAATTTGTGAATGGAATCAGCAAGTAATCTAAAGGAAGGCCCCTCATCATTGACCCTTCCAATCCTCCTCTTCTTTGGCGGAAGTCCATCTGAATCATCTTCCTCGCCATCAGTAGATTCCGAATTCCCAGGACTATCCCTCATTTCTTCCAACCCATTTGCGCGATTCAAATAAACTCTAGGGTTCATGAATACGTACTCTCCTGAATCCAAACCACACGAGAGGCCAGCTTGCGGCGGGGGCGATGACAGCAACATATCCATCTTCTTAAAATATACCCATTTGCTAGTGGCATCACCAGTCTCTGCCATCCTCATCTTCTCTTTTTTGTACTTCTTCTTCAATGTATCCAATCTATTCCTACACTGAGTATCAGTcctttcaatttttgaaatttctgaTACCTTCTCTGCAACTTCTTGCCATTCCTCAGACCGAAGACTCTTCCTCCCACGATGAAGAAACCGGTCAACCCAAGCATCTAGTAAAACGAATGTCTCACGCTCAGTCCAATCAGTCAGCGAATTTCGGCCACCAACCGATGGTTTTGGAGCAGGGAGAGCCGGAGCTGCAGCCGATGGTGTAGGTACCCGAGGAGCAAATTCATAGCTAGAAACCAAACTCTTCAACTTTCGCTTCTTTGGGTGCCTTTCGAAATCAACATTTTCAATCCTCCTACCATAACTTTTCTGcttatcatcatcttcatcctcctcctcctcctcttcttcatcatcatcatcctccaaATCTTCATGGATATTACGAAAACCATTACTTTGATCATCATTATCTTCCTCCTCTGccaattcatcttcatcttcttcatcctcatcatcatcctcgTCAACATACTGATTACCAGCTGAAGAAGAATATGGAGCATTCCTAACAGAAAGTTTCTGCCGACTCGAGGAGCCATAACCCTGCTGGTGATTCACACCATACCGGTTTGGGGGGTACCTTGCATCATCCTCAGTGTCATCCATTGTTAACACAATTAAAATAGCCTTCTTGTGTGACCTTCAAAGCCTGATCAATGCGCCTTAAAGCACTTTTGTGATTCACGTCGAGCCTTGTAAGATCAACCACaactaaaacccaaaacaaaaaggaaagaaaaaacctcTGAACTTAATTTCTAACCCCAAACCACCAACTCCTCTTTTCTTTAACTGAATCAAACTCGATAAAGAAAATTACCCGTAATATTTGTTCCCAAAAACACATTCCTTTTCTACTTGCAATACCAATTTCCCCACaacattttaatttgtaattttcccACAgttaaaaaaagggaaaatagaaCCTCCACAAGACCAATCCCGTTTCTTTGAATCAACTTCTAAATGCAGAAAACACCATGAATCCTGCTCCAGAGTCTCCATTTTTTCACTGCCAGGTATAAAAGGTTTCTTCCTACGATCATCTTGGAATATTCAAACTAACAAATTCATTAACCTTAAGAGAGCTAatctattttcaatttcaaccaaTTCTTCTGTTTCATtcattcaaatctcaacaatggAAAAATTCCAAGATTTATACATATCAAACAAAAAGGTAAAGCCATAATTTTGAAGCTTAAATCAGACATCTAAGAATAACAAAACCCATGATTCTTACCTCAAATAGCAAGCTTTCCAGACTAAAATGAACTCACAAGTCCCAAAATCTCTTTGCAATCAAACCCAGATTCAcgctcttataaaaaaaaaaaaaaacactaacataaaaaatttgtgACCAGTTGAGAGCAATTCCAAGACGAGAGAAACTGGAAAGGCAGATGGGAACAAGATGGAGAGGAGATAGTAAACTACAGTAGTTGATGATAAAAGCGGGTGGCTGCTAATGTACGCCGGGTGTGAGGATATGGACTGAAGGCCTTGATCAGACTGGGGCATGGCCTGTGAGGATGATACCGGCTCAGCACTATATCAGTTTGGGCTCTAGAGCCCAATAACTGTATCAGTTTGATAGTATGACtctcaaatatatttatcaaatgtgtctactcatttttatttttttttcttaataattaaagatgttaaaaaatttcttaaagaaaaggaaaaaaaaaactcatttacacTAATATGTATATTTGGAGTGTAGGTGTGCATCCTAACATTAtcctttttaaatttctttatcccgaattactatttactatatttttaattatgatttttcatCACTTTTTAACGTGGTAtcaaataatgattaaaataatttatttgttatatttcatttatttttcaattacttAAACTTAATGAGACgttaagaaatgataaaataataataagtaatatttttccttcttttcattGTGATCTATGAAAACACCGAGGGCTATTTTGATGCCATAATTTGTGCCACCTGCCATAGAGTTAAATACAATATTAAGGCtaggtttggattaaaaaaacatttcatttcatcttatataatcattataattttctcaatttcttacataaaatacaataaacaatttaattttttaaaattttaaaataattataatattaaaaaataatattttattcaatttttaatttttatctaactcAGTAAAAGTGAAGAGAAACCATCTCCAAAtttccaataattaaaaaagtgagcGTTTTATTAAGCTTATAAATTAAGGATTTGATTAAGAGTAAAGCATATAAATTGAGGGATTAGTTCCACTcaatcattacttttttttttcttcccccaCACCCACTTTCTTGCTTTTTCTGCTGTATTTTAAGCAGCCATGCATTGTTAAGTGGGTTTCATTATAAGAAGATAACAATAGAAATACTAAAAGCAGAGCATAGTCATCATACCCATTTACGATCTCACAGTAACACATTAGCAGTATgtatcttttcttttgttactaTAAAGAGACACGCCAGTTTAATTACTAGTAAATCgatttaaaagacaaaaaaaaaaaaaaaaatctattatataaagaataattatattcattattcatacactacacatctatttttattttttatttttttattttttttcttaattaatatgtggtataaagatgataagtagaataatttaattagtttaacagaaataaaaatatatatatatatatatatatatattaaaacacCAAATGTCATGGTTGTTCCATAAAAGGTTGATCCAAACTACACTTATTTATTAGAACTATTAAGCTATGCCATGGTTGTTGAATACaaaattcaatttatctcaaatcaattattgacgagatttactatttttttaattttatataaaaaagttaaacccatctcTACTTATTTTATACACTTtaacctaaaaaattaaattaatttcgattttaaaaagttaaactcatcttaataagatttacaaaataatattatttacaatttaattaaattaaactcatctcaatatctaaatagaATCTAAATATTTTGAGCACATAATTATCAATAATAAATTATGGGAATACAGAAAATAtgccaaaaaataaatgaaaaagaaatatatagatTCTTCAAGAATCAAAGCTATTCAATTTTCCTTTAATGTATCCTAACCAGAAGTCACCAAAAATTTCAGTCCAACCAAATCCGAAAATAAATGGCGCAGTCCTTTCTCTCTGTGAGTAATAAAAGACTCGCGTATACCCTATAGACCAGCTGAATTCCTATTTCCTATTctaataattattctcatcaattattatttataattttatattctatattttataaaaaatattctcatattttataaaaaacactcctacaatttttataaaaaaaattataaatataaaatataagaataaaggGTGAGCATAATAAATCCCTTCCAACTCTGTCCCTCAATCCCAAACAAAAGTCATTTCCGCACGTGCCAGTCACGTGATGAGTGCTCACGAACGAACGACATCAAGAGCTCTATTCTCAACCGTTGGAGCCAGAACTGCGTCAGGGAATCTTCGTTTATTGGCCGTCGATTAGACCGAGCGGAAAATGTTTCTCACAGCGTGTATTGATAATAATCCGAAAAAGCTGACTCACCCGAAACGACAAAAGAGAGAACTGTGAATTTGTGAggaataaataaagaaaaagaaaaagaaatggagggGCAACTCAAGGAATCATTACGCCAGCTTTGGTAATGTTTTGTGGGACCCACCAACAAATCATGGAGTTGATGGTTAATCACGCCCTCAATACCTTCTCTtatcaattaaattaaaaaaaaaaaatcaaaaatatttttttagattaattattttGGTTGAGCACAGGAAAAGTATTTGAACTGTGTAATCAAGAGTATAGTTTTTCGTTGGAAATTAAAATCTGTTAGATGATGAATACGTGTTTTGCCATTAAATGTAAATTATAGTCTTATACGTCATGTTTCTTATCCAACAGATGAATCAAGTTGTGTATCTCTATTATTAAATCGATATGTAGAGTATGTTTACGcgatttaaatgataagatttaatttataagattaaaaattaaaaatttattttttaaattaaattatatcgtgtaattattttattaaatacattttatacaCTAggtgagaatataatttttcattttctatttactattagataaattttgaattcttGAATTCGACTAAGGGTGAGTTTAGATCTCAAACTCATATCtactcatcttaattcattattataatttttttaaatcttaatataaaatataataaataattcaatttttttaaattttaaaataataataatattaaaaaataatattctaataatattttattatctcaattcaactcaactcaacttactcAAACATTGAAACACACCCTGATTGAAGTATGGAAACCAAACTGTATAATGGGTAGTCATTAATCAGTTGGACGTgaccttttgtttttatttgaagtttgaagacAAAATGGACCGAAGGAATTGTGTTTTTACGAAGATATGAAATTGGAGTAGTTGCTATAATATTCCGTGAAATCCAAAGAGTGgagtttttataattattaactaTGAAACCGAGGAACTATTAAATCGGTATTTAAAAAGCCTCTCTCTTTGATCATGATTCAGGTCCCTTTACTGGCAACTGACAAGTTGGGAAACTGGTCACAGATTTACAGTGTAGCATTTTTTATGTGTGAATGTACGCACTTTAATTCTGCCTCTCGTTTAACACCAATACGATGAATATACGTAGTTTTATACCATACGTTGCACTATATACGTTTTAATCacgagtttgagagagagagggagagagagggagagaggtgtATATCAGAAGTCTCAGTGACTCACTGTTTCTCTGATTTTGATGCATGCAAGAGAAGCAAAAacgataataataatttaaaaaa
This window of the Juglans regia cultivar Chandler chromosome 12, Walnut 2.0, whole genome shotgun sequence genome carries:
- the LOC109006105 gene encoding pentatricopeptide repeat-containing protein At3g16010; the protein is MAKMIVRSMASKRSISTLSNLRDRIKQTEKEIVQMFCLHSPKDEMQSLPMKGKLSRKDTSVRTLDERFIRILKIFKWGPDAEKALEVLKLKLDHRLVREVLKIDVEVSVKIQFFKWAAKRRNFEHDSTTYMALVNCLDEAGLVGELWKTIQEMVRSTCTIGPAELSEIVKILGKAKMVNRALSVFYQIKGRKCKPTANTYNSMILMLMQEGHYEKVHELYNEMSNEVNCFPDTVTYTALISAFGKLGREDSSIRLFDEMKENGLQPSAKIYTTLLGIYFKLGRVDRALSLIQEMKEKACALTVFTYTELIKGLGKTGRIEEAYSIYIDMLREGCKPDVVLINNLINILGRAGRVQDALKIFNEMESLQCKPNVVTYNTVLKALFESKAPASETSSWLEKMKAKGVAPSSFTYSILIDGFCKTNRVEKALLLLEEMDEKGFPPCPAAYCSLINSLGKAKRYEAANELFQELKENCGFSSARVYAVMIKHFGKCGRLTEAIDLFNEMKKLGCNPDVYAYNALMSGMVRAGMIDEAHSLLRTMVENGCIPDINSHNIILNGLARTGGPKRAVEMFTQMKHSKIKPDAVSYNTLLGCLSRSGMFEEAAKLMKEMNSKGFEYDLITYSSILEAVGKVDEVCSQ
- the LOC109006108 gene encoding trihelix transcription factor ASIL2-like, whose product is MDDTEDDARYPPNRYGVNHQQGYGSSSRQKLSVRNAPYSSSAGNQYVDEDDDEDEEDEDELAEEEDNDDQSNGFRNIHEDLEDDDDEEEEEEEDEDDDKQKSYGRRIENVDFERHPKKRKLKSLVSSYEFAPRVPTPSAAAPALPAPKPSVGGRNSLTDWTERETFVLLDAWVDRFLHRGRKSLRSEEWQEVAEKVSEISKIERTDTQCRNRLDTLKKKYKKEKMRMAETGDATSKWVYFKKMDMLLSSPPPQAGLSCGLDSGEYVFMNPRVYLNRANGLEEMRDSPGNSESTDGEEDDSDGLPPKKRRIGRVNDEGPSFRLLADSIHKFSDIYEKIENSKRQQMVELERMRMDFHRELEMQKRQILERAHAEIVKIRQGDDEENDVSAENASG